One part of the Clostridium thermosuccinogenes genome encodes these proteins:
- a CDS encoding phage/plasmid primase, P4 family gives MLKDMPQFCCWKYEERSGRKTKVPYNPVTGKRAKADKRSTFKDFSSAIATISDYDGIGFLVGNDICVIDLDDCFDSSGNLKPVDQNVVEAFSGCYMEHSPSEKGLHIFFKSTGFNFDKTKYYINNRKLGVEVYVAGATNRFVTVTGNVYANGDIAEKSNELQMILDKYMLRPTPVKQLLDTESQSYLSDKSVIEKALKSANGERFKALWQGDTSGYASASEADLALCGMLAFWCGRDIGQMDRLFRQSGLMRDKWNRPQSGSTYGMITIEKAIANATEIYKPGGKRSSATEDFGECSLADFKPESNGRYPWTDIGASRLFADYYKSFARFVPERKMWFCYENGIWIPDVGNLKVMEMCKSLANQLLTYALTIQDEHQRKAYIDYCRKWQSRRYRETVLKDAQSVYPISMAEFDQDPQVLNCSNGTLFLTSMDFQPHNSEDRLTKISGVKFDPEAKRERWDRFIHEIMSGDEEKAKFLQKAFGYSISGDTRYECLFVLYGATTRNGKGTLCESILKVLGSYGCTARPETISLKKNNNSSSPSEDIARLAGVRFVNISEPSRGLVLNAAQVKSMTGGDTINARFLHENSFDFSPKFKLYINTNYLPVITDMTLFSSGRVVIIPFERHFDESEQDKNLKREFAKAKNQSAILNWLIEGYQLLKKEGLTLPDSVKTATEAYKRDSDKIALFFEDALEESPNSEVRTSEVYARYQRWCSANGCYSENARNFKQALTAIARVERKRPRSGGGMTTMLIGYKLTEEEFFLI, from the coding sequence ATGCTTAAAGATATGCCACAGTTTTGCTGTTGGAAATATGAAGAGCGAAGTGGCAGAAAAACCAAAGTTCCCTATAACCCAGTAACAGGAAAAAGGGCAAAAGCAGATAAGCGGAGTACCTTTAAAGATTTTAGTTCGGCGATAGCTACTATAAGTGATTATGATGGTATCGGATTTTTGGTAGGTAATGACATTTGTGTTATCGACTTAGATGATTGCTTTGATAGCAGCGGTAACCTTAAGCCTGTTGACCAAAATGTTGTAGAGGCTTTTAGTGGTTGCTATATGGAACACAGTCCATCTGAAAAAGGGCTTCATATTTTCTTTAAGTCCACAGGCTTTAACTTTGACAAAACAAAATACTATATCAACAACAGAAAGCTGGGAGTTGAGGTCTATGTGGCTGGAGCAACAAACCGCTTTGTTACCGTAACGGGCAATGTGTATGCGAATGGTGATATTGCGGAGAAATCGAATGAACTACAGATGATACTAGACAAGTATATGCTGCGTCCTACCCCTGTGAAGCAACTACTGGATACAGAAAGTCAATCCTATCTGTCTGACAAGTCTGTTATTGAGAAGGCTTTAAAATCGGCAAACGGAGAAAGGTTCAAAGCATTATGGCAGGGAGATACATCTGGTTATGCTTCTGCCAGTGAAGCTGATTTGGCACTTTGCGGTATGCTGGCATTTTGGTGTGGCAGGGATATTGGACAGATGGACAGACTTTTCCGGCAGAGCGGCCTAATGCGAGATAAATGGAATAGACCGCAGTCCGGTAGTACTTATGGAATGATAACCATAGAAAAAGCTATCGCAAATGCTACTGAAATATACAAACCAGGTGGTAAGCGTTCATCAGCTACAGAAGATTTTGGTGAATGTTCTCTTGCTGACTTTAAGCCTGAGAGTAACGGTCGCTACCCTTGGACGGATATTGGGGCAAGCAGGCTGTTTGCTGATTATTATAAATCTTTTGCCCGCTTTGTTCCCGAAAGGAAAATGTGGTTTTGCTATGAGAATGGTATTTGGATTCCTGATGTCGGTAATCTCAAAGTGATGGAAATGTGTAAATCATTGGCCAACCAACTGCTAACCTATGCTTTGACTATTCAGGATGAACATCAAAGAAAGGCATACATTGACTATTGCCGAAAGTGGCAGTCAAGAAGATACAGGGAAACGGTACTTAAGGATGCGCAGAGCGTATATCCCATATCAATGGCTGAATTTGACCAAGACCCGCAAGTGCTCAACTGTTCCAATGGCACATTGTTTTTAACATCCATGGATTTTCAACCCCACAACAGCGAGGACAGACTCACAAAGATATCTGGTGTTAAGTTTGATCCAGAAGCCAAAAGAGAGCGATGGGATAGATTTATTCATGAGATTATGAGCGGAGATGAGGAAAAGGCAAAATTCCTCCAAAAAGCCTTTGGCTACAGCATCAGCGGAGACACTCGGTATGAATGCCTGTTTGTTCTCTATGGTGCTACAACTCGAAACGGTAAAGGTACGCTATGTGAGAGCATTCTTAAGGTATTAGGCAGTTATGGCTGTACCGCAAGGCCAGAGACTATCAGTCTGAAAAAGAACAATAACAGTTCAAGTCCAAGTGAAGATATTGCCCGGCTTGCAGGAGTACGCTTTGTGAATATCTCCGAACCTAGCAGAGGACTTGTCCTAAATGCTGCACAGGTAAAAAGCATGACGGGTGGTGACACCATCAACGCAAGGTTTCTACACGAAAACTCTTTTGACTTTTCACCTAAGTTTAAGCTTTATATCAACACCAATTATCTGCCCGTTATAACGGATATGACACTGTTTTCCAGTGGCAGAGTGGTGATTATCCCTTTTGAACGACACTTTGATGAAAGCGAGCAGGATAAAAACTTAAAACGTGAATTCGCCAAAGCGAAGAATCAGAGTGCTATCCTCAACTGGCTAATTGAAGGCTACCAGTTGTTAAAGAAGGAGGGCTTGACTTTACCTGATTCCGTTAAGACAGCAACAGAGGCTTATAAGCGTGACAGCGATAAAATAGCATTATTTTTCGAGGATGCCTTGGAGGAAAGCCCTAACAGTGAGGTGCGGACATCCGAAGTGTATGCCCGGTATCAGCGTTGGTGCAGTGCCAATGGCTGTTATTCGGAGAATGCAAGAAACTTCAAACAAGCCTTAACAGCTATCGCCCGTGTAGAACGGAAACGACCACGTTCTGGTGGTGGAATGACCACAATGCTTATCGGATATAAGCTGACAGAAGAAGAGTTTTTTCTTATTTAA